In the Campylobacter showae genome, one interval contains:
- a CDS encoding proton-conducting transporter membrane subunit, with product MVGVYLLFLVSAAVSILLYGAQKSAVKIGFGLSAISCFYALCYFVAHMGTIQGFALGGDFLYAPKFELTPLGNFFSFVVVFIGFASSVYGMSYAEEYIKKASVGVFACLFNLFILSMLLVISANNVFCFVVLWELMTLISSFLILVNDGKGTLKAVMVYLGIAQVGAFCITCGLLIMAHYAGSAEFSKFAHLNMPTAASVVVFILFLVGFGSKAGMWPFHVWLPMAHPAAPSNVSALMSGVMIKVALFTLVKFTLFLPLSIYFGLTVLILGAASSLFGVLYALCQHDYKALLAYHSVENIGIILLGLGTGLYGLAAGNTTLAAIGFLAGCYHVVNHAIFKGLLFLCAGSVLHATHTRDMDVLGGLAKKMPWTSVGMFIGIMGIAALPPVNGFVSEWFTYQGMLQGALEHGIFTRYAFTLSVVALALTGVLVGMHLKLYAVIFAGTPRDQKIWENAKESPIFMVLGMIVLMIGCIGFGIGANVVVGYIQTAVNSIGGAGGYVASHGINLTSNLGSVVSTPLIAIILCSTMVLPFAILAVMKANREKPRETDPWACGFKYSSRMQMTGGPFTGDLRRIMNWLFKGERKVVTKGYFNPVEYHNHPKDIWWGLFYEPVIKFTEKVADKIGIMQSGYTNVYALYILIYLCAILAVSYFLI from the coding sequence ATGGTAGGCGTGTATCTGCTTTTCTTAGTTAGCGCCGCCGTTAGCATCCTGCTCTACGGCGCTCAAAAATCAGCCGTAAAAATCGGCTTTGGATTAAGCGCGATCAGCTGCTTTTACGCGCTTTGCTACTTTGTGGCGCATATGGGGACGATACAGGGCTTCGCTCTTGGCGGCGATTTTTTATACGCGCCTAAATTTGAGCTAACTCCGCTTGGAAATTTCTTTAGCTTCGTAGTCGTCTTTATCGGCTTTGCCAGCAGCGTCTACGGTATGAGCTATGCGGAGGAATACATAAAAAAAGCAAGCGTAGGCGTTTTTGCCTGTTTGTTTAACCTTTTCATCCTTTCGATGCTTCTAGTCATCAGCGCAAATAACGTATTTTGCTTCGTCGTTTTGTGGGAGCTTATGACGCTTATCTCGTCTTTCCTCATCCTCGTAAACGACGGCAAAGGCACGCTAAAAGCGGTAATGGTGTATCTTGGCATCGCTCAAGTCGGCGCGTTTTGCATCACTTGCGGACTGCTAATAATGGCTCACTACGCCGGCAGCGCCGAGTTTAGCAAATTTGCCCACCTAAATATGCCGACTGCGGCTAGCGTCGTGGTGTTTATACTGTTTTTGGTCGGTTTTGGCAGCAAGGCGGGTATGTGGCCGTTTCACGTATGGCTACCGATGGCTCACCCGGCCGCTCCTTCAAACGTCTCTGCTTTAATGAGCGGCGTAATGATAAAGGTTGCACTATTTACTCTAGTTAAATTTACGCTTTTCTTGCCTTTAAGCATTTACTTTGGCTTGACCGTTTTGATTTTGGGCGCGGCTAGCTCGCTTTTTGGCGTTCTTTACGCTCTTTGTCAGCACGACTACAAGGCGCTTCTTGCCTATCACTCTGTTGAAAACATCGGCATTATCTTGCTCGGTCTTGGTACAGGTTTGTACGGACTAGCTGCGGGAAATACGACTCTTGCCGCAATCGGATTTTTAGCCGGATGCTATCACGTGGTTAACCACGCGATATTTAAAGGACTATTGTTTCTTTGCGCGGGTTCGGTTTTGCACGCTACGCACACTCGCGATATGGACGTGCTAGGCGGCCTAGCTAAAAAGATGCCTTGGACTTCCGTTGGTATGTTTATCGGTATCATGGGTATCGCGGCGCTTCCTCCCGTTAACGGCTTCGTATCAGAGTGGTTTACCTATCAAGGTATGCTTCAAGGCGCGCTAGAGCATGGCATCTTTACTAGATACGCATTTACGCTTTCAGTCGTCGCGCTAGCGCTTACGGGCGTGTTAGTCGGCATGCACCTTAAGCTTTATGCCGTAATCTTTGCGGGAACTCCAAGAGATCAGAAAATTTGGGAAAACGCCAAAGAAAGCCCGATATTTATGGTGCTTGGCATGATAGTGCTAATGATCGGCTGTATAGGCTTTGGTATCGGAGCTAACGTAGTCGTCGGTTACATCCAAACGGCCGTAAATTCCATAGGCGGCGCAGGCGGTTACGTAGCTAGCCACGGTATAAATTTAACCTCAAATTTAGGCAGTGTGGTTTCAACTCCGCTTATAGCCATTATTTTGTGTTCTACTATGGTTTTGCCTTTTGCGATTTTAGCCGTGATGAAAGCAAACCGCGAGAAACCTCGCGAGACCGATCCTTGGGCTTGCGGATTTAAATACAGCTCTCGCATGCAAATGACGGGCGGCCCTTTCACGGGCGATCTAAGACGCATAATGAACTGGCTGTTTAAAGGCGAGAGAAAAGTCGTGACTAAAGGCTATTTTAACCCGGTCGAGTATCACAACCATCCAAAAGATATCTGGTGGGGGCTATTTTACGAGCCGGTAATTAAATTTACCGAAAAGGTCGCCGATAAAATAGGCATAATGCAAAGCGGCTACACCAACGTTTACGCGCTATATATCCTAATATATCTTTGCGCGATACTAGCGGTTAGCTACTTTTTGATATAG
- a CDS encoding NADH-quinone oxidoreductase subunit B family protein yields MSLYQVPENIKTANDLTAKLEHLKNIKRSFSVYRIDCGSCNGCEIEIFAAITPMWDPERFGFKLVANPRHADILVCSGPVTRQMYYPLLRAYEAAPDPKIVVAFGACGSTGGIFYDAYSVWGGIDKIIPVDVYIPGCPPHPASVIYGLGMALGIIDQKLQKRSFEQDDCKAPAVAESIMGNILFERDLEAESKRLMSYIFGRTLFAKYMDAAKTSPDIHDVAATKKAMLEAIHKEEDPRYAECMGLLYNDVYLKYAKAKRDTQNAIDVKKEIWDKR; encoded by the coding sequence ATGAGCCTTTATCAAGTTCCCGAAAACATAAAAACGGCAAACGACCTAACCGCAAAGCTAGAGCATTTAAAAAATATCAAACGAAGCTTTAGCGTTTACCGCATCGACTGCGGAAGTTGCAACGGCTGCGAGATCGAGATCTTCGCCGCCATCACGCCGATGTGGGACCCTGAGCGCTTCGGCTTTAAGCTCGTAGCCAACCCTCGCCACGCAGATATCCTAGTCTGCAGCGGCCCGGTTACGCGCCAGATGTACTATCCGCTACTTCGCGCTTACGAAGCGGCTCCAGATCCAAAGATCGTGGTAGCGTTTGGCGCATGCGGTAGCACGGGCGGTATCTTTTACGACGCTTATAGCGTTTGGGGCGGTATAGATAAGATTATCCCCGTAGACGTCTATATCCCGGGCTGTCCTCCGCATCCGGCTAGCGTCATATACGGCCTTGGTATGGCTCTTGGCATCATAGATCAAAAGCTACAAAAAAGAAGCTTCGAACAAGACGACTGCAAAGCTCCGGCCGTTGCGGAGTCTATCATGGGCAATATCCTTTTCGAGCGAGATTTGGAAGCCGAGTCAAAGAGGCTAATGAGCTATATATTCGGCAGGACGCTGTTTGCTAAGTATATGGACGCAGCTAAAACATCGCCCGATATCCACGACGTAGCGGCCACTAAAAAAGCAATGCTAGAGGCTATCCATAAAGAAGAAGACCCTAGATACGCCGAGTGTATGGGGCTGCTTTACAACGACGTCTATCTAAAATACGCCAAAGCAAAACGCGATACGCAAAACGCCATCGACGTTAAAAAAGAAATTTGGGATAAACGATGA
- a CDS encoding respiratory chain complex I subunit 1 family protein, with the protein MEILQTILLMIFQVVVIVLVAPLFDGMARKLRAKLQSKQGSDFFQTYRDIIKLFRRGRTVPACSHWVFRQAPFFLFATSAAILAAIPITYSKSTIFGAYSDIFVILYLGALLRFVFGAASMDSGNPFAATGGGREQMLAVYVEPVMIMCLIVVMLAAGTSNLVEIQSMVKSGQIGYQIPSFAVASIAFLWCIYVETGRKPFDLAEAEQELQEGLLGEYAGSDLGLVQASLILKQFAMIGLFLAIFEPWNFSNPFLAVIIFVLKAGVFYVAAVFIDNFGPRFRMTSSLRKNAVAALAISFVALTLYVVGV; encoded by the coding sequence ATGGAAATTTTACAGACTATACTTTTGATGATATTTCAAGTAGTCGTCATCGTCTTGGTTGCGCCCTTGTTTGACGGTATGGCTAGGAAACTAAGAGCCAAACTGCAATCAAAACAAGGCAGCGATTTCTTCCAGACGTATCGCGACATCATAAAGCTATTTAGACGCGGTAGAACCGTGCCCGCATGCTCTCACTGGGTATTTAGGCAGGCTCCGTTTTTCTTGTTTGCTACTTCGGCGGCGATACTAGCGGCTATTCCTATTACTTATAGTAAAAGCACGATTTTTGGAGCATATTCCGATATATTCGTGATTCTTTACCTAGGCGCGCTACTTCGCTTTGTTTTCGGCGCTGCTTCTATGGATAGCGGCAACCCGTTTGCGGCAACGGGCGGCGGTAGAGAGCAGATGCTAGCCGTCTACGTAGAGCCCGTGATGATAATGTGCCTAATCGTCGTTATGCTTGCAGCCGGAACGTCAAATTTAGTAGAAATCCAATCAATGGTAAAAAGCGGCCAGATCGGATATCAGATCCCAAGCTTTGCGGTCGCTTCGATAGCGTTTTTGTGGTGCATATACGTTGAAACGGGCAGAAAGCCTTTTGACCTAGCAGAAGCCGAGCAAGAGTTGCAAGAAGGCTTGCTAGGCGAATACGCGGGCTCTGATTTAGGCCTAGTTCAAGCTTCGCTTATCTTAAAACAATTTGCGATGATCGGACTTTTCCTCGCGATTTTCGAGCCGTGGAATTTTAGCAATCCTTTCCTAGCCGTTATAATTTTCGTTTTAAAGGCGGGAGTGTTTTACGTAGCGGCCGTGTTTATAGACAACTTCGGACCGAGGTTTAGAATGACTTCGTCCTTGCGTAAAAACGCGGTAGCCGCTCTAGCCATATCTTTCGTGGCTTTGACGCTTTACGTCGTGGGGGTGTGA
- a CDS encoding hydrogenase 3 maturation endopeptidase HyCI, giving the protein MKKALLCIGNPMRGDDDVGNETGRIVKANLKDWRVFYGQDVPENEFGALREFAPDIIVVVDAMSGFKDGAIEFFDLSNERDYIYSTHNLPTPVLLSYLRKICPKTLFLGISVLLENVLDFKEGLSENAKKSAQKAFERILEIDKNLN; this is encoded by the coding sequence ATGAAAAAGGCGCTTCTTTGCATCGGCAATCCCATGCGCGGCGACGACGACGTAGGCAACGAAACAGGGCGGATCGTCAAGGCAAATTTGAAAGATTGGCGGGTATTTTACGGACAGGACGTGCCTGAAAACGAGTTTGGCGCGCTTAGAGAATTTGCGCCTGACATCATCGTCGTGGTAGACGCGATGAGCGGGTTTAAAGACGGCGCGATCGAGTTTTTTGATCTAAGCAACGAGCGCGACTATATCTACTCGACGCACAACCTACCCACGCCCGTACTTTTAAGCTACCTGCGTAAAATTTGCCCCAAAACGCTGTTTTTGGGCATTAGCGTTTTGCTTGAAAACGTGCTTGATTTTAAAGAGGGCTTAAGCGAAAATGCGAAAAAAAGCGCGCAAAAAGCCTTTGAACGTATCTTGGAGATAGATAAAAATTTAAATTAG
- a CDS encoding formate hydrogenlyase complex iron-sulfur subunit encodes MMKLFDITEKYGKATYAYPFEPYKVPDNFRGQPFYTYELCVGCAACGVACPSNAIELKMNEKQDKLVWQFDCGRCIFCGRCDEVCPTGGVRLSQGFELAVKFDKSALIQRGELEMQKCKCCGKPYTPVRLINYTFSKLSTANLLPGRLEEAKNYLYICPECKKAQSVERLTKDVEEGIK; translated from the coding sequence ATGATGAAGTTATTTGACATAACCGAAAAATACGGAAAGGCGACCTACGCCTATCCGTTTGAGCCCTACAAAGTGCCCGACAATTTCCGCGGGCAGCCGTTTTATACCTACGAGCTTTGCGTAGGTTGCGCGGCGTGCGGCGTAGCGTGCCCTAGCAACGCCATAGAGCTAAAGATGAACGAAAAGCAAGATAAGCTCGTGTGGCAGTTTGATTGCGGACGTTGTATATTTTGCGGACGCTGCGACGAGGTTTGCCCGACTGGCGGCGTGCGCCTAAGCCAGGGTTTCGAGCTTGCGGTTAAATTTGACAAAAGCGCGCTAATCCAACGCGGCGAGCTAGAAATGCAAAAGTGCAAATGCTGCGGCAAGCCGTATACGCCGGTTCGTCTCATCAACTATACTTTTTCAAAGCTTAGTACGGCAAATTTACTCCCGGGTAGGCTAGAGGAAGCTAAAAACTATCTCTATATCTGCCCTGAGTGCAAAAAAGCGCAATCTGTCGAGCGCTTAACTAAAGACGTAGAGGAGGGGATAAAATGA
- a CDS encoding tetratricopeptide repeat protein yields MAACANLGLMHASGQGTDENFAKAAELFERVCAGAGKFACSNLGVMYLEHAGIAEDVQKGLNFLQKACDSGAFGGCVNLAEHYE; encoded by the coding sequence TTGGCGGCCTGCGCAAACCTTGGTCTGATGCACGCTAGCGGGCAGGGTACGGACGAAAATTTCGCCAAAGCTGCCGAGCTTTTCGAGCGAGTCTGCGCTGGCGCAGGGAAGTTTGCCTGCTCAAATTTGGGCGTGATGTACCTCGAACACGCTGGCATTGCCGAGGACGTGCAAAAGGGGCTAAATTTCTTACAAAAAGCCTGTGATAGCGGGGCCTTCGGCGGTTGCGTAAATCTAGCCGAGCACTACGAGTAG
- a CDS encoding 4Fe-4S dicluster domain-containing protein: MKQHKFVIADYKRCIGCATCMAACFRSAYERGKLSKARLTVLRQAKGVMPTQCRQCDDGPCANVCPTGALRFDDNCIELHEEICIGCKLCTIACPYGAISSSAELMPSVNYAVEPKYYLEIESQAGAKNTAIKCDMCFGRENGPACVEVCPTSAIIMVDPLHSHHKLGNKIEQEAAQAFVDKILRGSGNLKEPHVLADIGAQDVDAEGDVIVIKELDKTPSEQAREQAASNSRAMNDENSGAKGGARW, encoded by the coding sequence ATGAAACAACATAAATTTGTGATCGCCGATTACAAACGTTGTATCGGTTGCGCTACTTGCATGGCGGCCTGTTTTCGTAGCGCTTACGAGCGCGGTAAGCTTTCAAAAGCTAGACTAACAGTGCTACGTCAAGCAAAAGGCGTCATGCCGACGCAGTGTCGCCAGTGCGATGACGGTCCTTGCGCGAACGTATGTCCTACCGGGGCACTCAGGTTTGACGATAACTGCATCGAGCTTCACGAAGAGATTTGTATAGGCTGCAAACTCTGCACTATCGCTTGCCCTTACGGCGCGATAAGCTCAAGTGCCGAGCTCATGCCGTCGGTTAATTACGCGGTAGAGCCTAAGTACTACCTCGAAATCGAGAGCCAGGCGGGCGCGAAAAACACCGCGATAAAGTGCGATATGTGCTTTGGACGCGAAAACGGCCCTGCGTGCGTCGAGGTTTGTCCGACCAGCGCTATCATAATGGTCGATCCTTTGCACAGCCATCACAAGCTTGGCAACAAGATCGAACAAGAGGCAGCTCAGGCTTTCGTCGATAAAATTTTACGCGGAAGTGGAAATTTAAAAGAGCCTCATGTTTTAGCCGATATCGGCGCTCAGGACGTAGATGCGGAGGGCGACGTCATCGTCATCAAGGAGCTTGACAAAACTCCTAGCGAGCAGGCAAGAGAGCAAGCGGCGTCAAATTCGCGCGCTATGAACGACGAAAATAGCGGCGCAAAAGGGGGTGCGAGATGGTAG
- the hyfE gene encoding hydrogenase 4 membrane subunit codes for MTMLDALAIGMIVTSLAVFGLRNLKLSVIVYAIETLLLVGIFSMLASKFNASQLSMWAVVAFFTKVLFVPAILLWLIKKLNVVSEDEPVGGFFVSPVIAMGFSLALAMSINPIFLQFSLIQEKIMLLAAVCVFMMGVFGFMLRNSFIKQILAYCLFENGIHLSLALMAYNSNELVELGILTDAIFAVIIMSVLAIRFYKAYGSLDTSKATNLRG; via the coding sequence ATGACTATGTTAGACGCATTAGCTATCGGCATGATAGTAACGTCTTTGGCGGTATTTGGGTTACGTAACCTAAAGCTATCCGTCATCGTTTATGCGATAGAGACGCTACTTTTAGTCGGTATATTTTCTATGTTGGCGTCTAAATTTAACGCGTCGCAGCTATCCATGTGGGCGGTAGTGGCGTTTTTTACGAAGGTTTTATTCGTACCGGCGATCTTGCTTTGGTTGATTAAAAAGCTTAACGTCGTTAGCGAGGATGAGCCGGTGGGCGGCTTTTTCGTAAGCCCTGTTATAGCGATGGGATTTTCTCTAGCTTTAGCGATGAGTATCAACCCGATATTTCTTCAATTTTCGCTAATCCAAGAAAAAATAATGCTACTAGCGGCGGTTTGCGTGTTTATGATGGGAGTTTTTGGCTTTATGCTTAGAAACTCTTTTATCAAGCAAATTTTAGCCTACTGCCTTTTTGAAAACGGCATACATCTAAGCCTAGCGCTCATGGCTTACAACTCAAACGAGCTTGTCGAGCTTGGTATCTTAACGGACGCGATTTTCGCCGTTATCATCATGAGCGTTCTTGCGATTAGATTTTATAAAGCATACGGCAGCCTTGATACGTCTAAGGCTACGAATTTAAGGGGATAG
- a CDS encoding hydrogenase 4 subunit F, translating into MDSLTLILILPLLGAILLFFSPKNYATLSLLHVAVSAVTSLALLFNVSKVLMGGTFYAHDKFLFLDSLGCVFLVLIAVTGFLVNLYATHYMKWELEEGHINLDALKKYYALSHVFIFTMTLSVVCNNVAFMWAAIEATTLSSVFLVAILKDQKSTESGYKYIVLCSIGLAFALYATVLLYSATFAEIKDGETAMLWTGIMANAKNLSPDVAKLIFVFALIGFGTKAGLAPTHTWLPDVHAQGPAPISALLSGVLLKCAMLALFRYYAIAAQATGMEFVQSVMIISGLITLFVGGIFLVRQHDVKRMFAYHSIVHMGVIAFALGVGGPLGLFAAIFHCLAHSFTKALAFCSTGNIARIYGHKDMTKMGGMVKIAPITTMMFGAAVCSLVGVPAFAIFVSEYNVFVGAINSGQYFSTALFAIALAIIFIADFSHFNMASFGEPKAAVVHNKEMSIVENLPLILLCALIIIFGVWHVENFYALVNEGVKIMMGV; encoded by the coding sequence ATGGATAGTTTAACTTTGATATTAATTTTACCGCTTCTTGGAGCGATACTGCTATTTTTCTCTCCGAAAAATTACGCGACTTTGAGTTTGCTTCACGTAGCAGTTAGCGCCGTTACGTCTTTGGCGTTGCTATTTAACGTAAGCAAGGTTTTAATGGGCGGTACTTTTTACGCGCATGATAAATTTTTGTTTTTAGACAGCCTTGGCTGCGTGTTTTTAGTGCTTATCGCGGTTACGGGATTTTTGGTAAATTTGTACGCGACTCACTATATGAAATGGGAGCTCGAAGAGGGCCATATAAATTTAGACGCGCTCAAAAAATACTACGCGCTTAGCCACGTATTTATCTTTACGATGACTTTAAGCGTCGTCTGTAACAACGTCGCGTTTATGTGGGCTGCGATCGAGGCTACTACGCTTTCATCGGTGTTCCTAGTCGCGATCCTAAAAGATCAAAAATCAACCGAGAGCGGCTATAAATACATAGTCCTTTGCTCTATCGGCCTAGCGTTCGCGCTTTATGCGACCGTGCTTCTTTACTCTGCGACCTTTGCGGAGATAAAAGACGGCGAAACTGCGATGCTATGGACCGGCATAATGGCAAACGCTAAAAATTTGAGCCCTGACGTCGCAAAGCTAATATTCGTCTTTGCACTTATCGGTTTTGGTACGAAAGCCGGCCTTGCTCCTACGCATACTTGGCTTCCGGACGTTCACGCCCAAGGCCCTGCGCCGATTTCGGCTCTGCTTTCAGGCGTTTTGCTAAAGTGCGCGATGCTAGCTCTTTTTAGATATTACGCTATCGCGGCTCAAGCTACGGGCATGGAGTTCGTTCAAAGCGTGATGATAATCTCAGGCCTTATTACTCTATTCGTCGGAGGTATATTCCTCGTTAGACAACACGACGTAAAAAGGATGTTTGCCTACCACTCTATCGTGCATATGGGCGTTATCGCCTTTGCATTGGGAGTGGGCGGACCTTTGGGGCTATTTGCGGCGATTTTCCACTGCTTAGCTCACAGCTTTACAAAAGCTCTTGCGTTTTGCTCAACCGGCAACATCGCTAGAATTTACGGCCACAAAGATATGACTAAAATGGGCGGCATGGTCAAGATAGCTCCGATAACTACGATGATGTTCGGCGCAGCGGTTTGTTCGCTAGTAGGCGTTCCTGCGTTTGCAATATTCGTCAGCGAATATAACGTATTCGTCGGCGCTATAAACAGCGGTCAATATTTTAGCACCGCGCTATTTGCGATAGCTCTTGCGATCATCTTTATCGCGGACTTCTCGCACTTTAACATGGCGAGTTTCGGCGAGCCTAAAGCCGCGGTCGTTCACAATAAAGAGATGAGCATAGTAGAAAATTTACCGCTTATCCTGCTTTGCGCGCTAATCATAATATTTGGCGTTTGGCACGTAGAAAACTTTTACGCTCTAGTCAATGAGGGCGTCAAAATAATGATGGGAGTTTGA
- a CDS encoding NADH-quinone oxidoreductase subunit C: MRGDKFVEILKTKVKVLEVTRQADDQITVLVDRNDLPLAVKTLYYDIGGFLSTMIPNDERTINGCFALYYAISMEGSKMTEADDFAAEDKCFITVKTLIPGVDPTFPSVTPLVPACVWYEREAFDMFGLVAEGLPDKRRLVLADDWPDGLHPLRKDAMDYRYRPDPVAHQDEPDAEFLFPSGDSVVDVPLGPLHVTSDEPGHFRLFCDGDEIIDADYRLFYQHRGMEKLAENRMNYDQMGYLAERVCGICGYAHAIACIEAAERAIKLEIPLRAQAIRVICLEIERLHSHLLNIGLACEVTGNYNAFMHIFRVREYSMELAQLVTGGRKTYGNVIMGGLRRDMTDNEIRQGIAIINKLDVQITEIWDAVMEDKRQLGRWKGVGVLDKQVARDFSPVGPNMRGSGFKRDNRYDHPYDFFKHIEFEVAVEHGGDVFSREVVRYKELKQSIHIIRQCFELMPQTPIMIDPVTMIKPENFALGYDEAPRGENVHWIMQGSAQKVFRWRCRAATYNNWPSLRYQFRGNNISDAALIVCSLDPCYSCTERVTVVDVNTKKSKILTEKDLKRFCQTGKISKKDLR; encoded by the coding sequence ATGAGAGGCGATAAATTTGTAGAAATTTTAAAAACGAAGGTAAAGGTTTTAGAAGTAACCCGCCAAGCCGACGACCAAATCACGGTTCTAGTTGATAGAAACGACCTTCCGCTTGCGGTTAAGACCCTTTACTATGATATCGGCGGCTTTTTGAGCACGATGATACCAAACGACGAGAGAACGATAAACGGCTGTTTTGCGCTTTACTACGCGATATCTATGGAAGGCAGCAAGATGACCGAGGCGGATGATTTCGCCGCAGAGGATAAGTGCTTTATCACCGTTAAAACGCTGATCCCCGGCGTCGATCCGACGTTTCCGTCCGTTACTCCGCTAGTTCCTGCTTGCGTGTGGTACGAGAGGGAGGCTTTTGATATGTTCGGCTTAGTCGCCGAAGGCTTGCCTGATAAACGCCGCCTAGTTTTAGCGGACGATTGGCCAGACGGTCTTCATCCGCTTAGAAAAGACGCGATGGACTACCGCTATAGACCAGACCCCGTCGCTCATCAAGACGAGCCTGACGCCGAGTTTTTATTTCCTAGCGGCGATAGCGTAGTGGACGTACCGCTTGGACCTTTACACGTCACATCTGACGAGCCTGGACACTTTAGGCTATTTTGCGACGGCGACGAGATTATAGATGCAGACTACCGCCTATTTTATCAGCACCGCGGTATGGAAAAGCTGGCCGAAAACCGTATGAACTACGATCAGATGGGTTACCTTGCAGAGCGCGTCTGCGGAATTTGCGGTTACGCTCACGCGATTGCGTGTATAGAAGCGGCGGAAAGGGCTATAAAGCTTGAAATCCCGTTAAGAGCGCAAGCTATCCGCGTGATTTGCCTTGAGATCGAGCGCCTTCACAGCCATCTTTTAAATATCGGTCTAGCTTGCGAGGTAACGGGTAACTATAACGCCTTCATGCATATTTTTAGGGTGCGCGAGTACTCCATGGAGCTAGCCCAACTCGTAACCGGCGGCCGCAAAACCTACGGTAACGTCATCATGGGCGGACTTCGCCGAGATATGACCGACAACGAAATTAGGCAGGGTATTGCTATCATAAACAAACTCGACGTTCAGATTACTGAAATTTGGGACGCCGTGATGGAGGATAAACGCCAACTAGGACGCTGGAAAGGCGTAGGCGTGCTTGATAAACAAGTAGCTCGCGACTTTAGCCCGGTCGGTCCAAATATGCGCGGTTCCGGCTTTAAGCGCGACAACCGTTACGACCACCCTTACGACTTCTTTAAGCATATCGAATTTGAAGTCGCGGTCGAGCACGGCGGAGACGTATTTAGTCGCGAAGTCGTGAGATACAAGGAACTAAAACAGTCTATCCATATCATCAGACAGTGCTTTGAGCTAATGCCTCAAACGCCGATCATGATAGATCCTGTGACGATGATCAAGCCTGAAAATTTCGCGCTCGGATACGACGAAGCTCCTCGTGGAGAAAACGTCCACTGGATCATGCAAGGCAGCGCGCAGAAGGTTTTCCGCTGGAGATGCCGCGCGGCTACGTATAACAACTGGCCGAGCCTCCGCTATCAGTTCCGCGGAAATAATATATCGGACGCGGCGCTAATCGTCTGCTCGCTCGACCCGTGCTATTCATGCACCGAGCGCGTTACGGTCGTAGACGTAAATACTAAAAAGAGTAAAATTTTAACCGAAAAAGACCTTAAGAGATTTTGCCAAACCGGCAAGATTAGCAAAAAGGATTTAAGATGA
- a CDS encoding formate hydrogenlyase maturation HycH family protein, with protein MIRVYKLARRHMDENEKMPKELKDIKLFSVCVGHGVGTVDFSEKSLEIPDEEFERIVASGGEYVKFKLGNLSKYFEVEIFREHAVKLIPELCECELKKELENLREGYLVLRKDF; from the coding sequence ATGATAAGAGTCTATAAACTCGCCCGCCGCCACATGGACGAAAACGAAAAGATGCCAAAAGAGCTAAAAGATATCAAGCTATTTTCCGTCTGCGTCGGACACGGCGTGGGGACGGTGGACTTTAGCGAAAAATCGCTCGAAATACCCGACGAGGAGTTTGAGCGTATCGTAGCTAGCGGCGGCGAATACGTCAAATTTAAGCTGGGAAATTTAAGCAAGTATTTTGAAGTGGAGATATTTAGGGAGCATGCGGTTAAGCTCATCCCCGAGCTTTGCGAATGCGAGCTAAAAAAAGAGCTTGAAAATCTGCGCGAGGGATATCTGGTGCTTAGGAAGGACTTTTGA